A single Brienomyrus brachyistius isolate T26 chromosome 11, BBRACH_0.4, whole genome shotgun sequence DNA region contains:
- the arpp19a gene encoding cAMP-regulated phosphoprotein 19a: protein MSEEIEDTKTAEETSTEEQKEMEDKMVSPEKAEEAKLKARYPNLGAKPGGSDLLRKRLQKGQKYFDSGDYNMAKAKMKNKQLPAAAAEKTEITGDHIPTPQDLPQRKASLVASKLAG, encoded by the exons atgTCTGAGGAAATCGAGGACACGAAAACTGCCGAAGAAACGTCCACCGAGGaacaaaag gaaaTGGAGGACAAGATGGTCAGTCCAGAGAAAGCAGAGGAAGCCAAGCTGAAGGCGAGGTACCCCAATCTTGGGGCCAAGCCTGGAGGCTCTGACCTCCTCCGAAAAAGACTTCAGAAGGGG CAAAAGTACTTTGATTCTGGGGATTACAACATGGCGAaggccaagatgaagaacaaGCAGCTGCCGGCGGCGGCGGCCGAGAAGACGGAGATCACCGGcgaccacatccccacccctcAGGACCTGCCCCAGAGAAAAGCTTCCCTTGTGGCCAGCAAACTGGCCGGTTGA